The DNA region ACCACCTTACGTTTCATGTATTTGCTGTCGCCGGTTTTGGCCACATAAGTAAAGTTAGGGTTAAAATCGAGCAGCATTGGTGCGGCCGATTGATTATAAGCTGTTATAGTCCACTCTGCAACGTTACCAGCCATATTGTACAGTCCATAGTCGTTAGGGAAATACGATCTTACATTTACCGTATATAAGCCACCATCATCAGAATAATTACCACGTCCAACCTTAAAATTTGCTTGCATACAACCCTTGGTATTACGCACGTAAGGGCCTCCCCAAGGGTATTTGGTTTTTACATTTCCACCCCGGGCGGCATATTCAAACTGGGCATCGCTTGGCAGCTGATATTCCGGTCTTGCATTTAATGGCTGTTTTCTGGCCACAGCTACAGATTCGTAGAAACGGGTACGCCAAACGCAAAAAGCACTGGCTTGCTCCCAGGTTACGCCCACTACCGGATAATCATCATAAGATGGGTGGTTAAAATAGGTTTTAACCATAGGATCATTCTGGGAATAGGAATAATCTACTTTCCAAACTAATGTATCCGGATAAACAGCCACAGATGGGTGATGATTTGGATTACCAGGATCTGGGTTATCCGTATAAGTGATGATAAAATCCTGTCTCTTTTTAGACTGATCCTTTCTACCTTCAACGGCCAGATCGGTACTTACATAGCTGTAAGCATATTTCAGTTTCCTGATGTCTATTTCGTTTCGGCCGGGCAGGGCATCAGCACCGCTATAATACATATCGTTGAGCTTGTTACCCAATCCGTTGTTTTTTGTACTCCAAAGTGCGGAACCGTTCCCCACTTTTCTCCAGTCGATATTTCTGTTGGCACCCAGGGCTGCTCCGCCACCAGGTCCTGTAGGGGCTGGTTTGTAGAAATTAGGCGCACCAGATGGGCCAAGCATAGTTATAGCTACAGAATCTCTTACCCAATTTACAAATTGCCTGTACTCGGCATTTGTAATCTCGGTCTGGTCCATAAAAAATGCACTGAAAGAAGTCATCCGTGTAGGAGAACTCTGCGTGTTGTTGATATCCTCATCAGACATCCCAATTAAAGTCCGGCCTGGAGGGATATATACCATCCCTAAAGGGATTCTGTTGTTTTTGAATTTTCTATTATAAACTCCCACCAACTCGCCTTGTCCTCCTTTTCCACAACTGGAAAATAATGCGGTGATAGCAATAAAAGCAACCAAGTATACGTTTCTCATATATTAGCGTCAAGCAATTTTATAACAATTTTATCAATTTTGATTGATATAAACAATTATTAGGTCATAAAAATGTGACTTAAAATAAAAAAATGCAGATTTCTGGCATTTTTATTGCCAAGATAACTCCTTTTGAGAAATTTTTTAAACTGTTAAGCAACAGTGAAACTTTATTTATTCGATTTCTTTATATAATTCTCAATTGCCATAATCATAGAAGGCGCTTCTGGCGATGGGGCCGCTATATCAACGATCAGGCCTGCATCGGTAACCGTTTTTTGAGTATTAACCCCAAAGGCGGCAATTCGAGTGTTATTTTGTTTAAAATCGGGGAAATTTGTATACAGTGACTGTATACTCGATGGACTGAAGAATGCAATAATATCGTAAAAAACTTCAGCAAGATCAGAAAGATCAGACACAACTGTCCTGAACAACACTGCCGGAGTAAAATCGTAGCCGTTCTTTTGCAGGAAATTCATGGTGTCTTCAGTAGCCACATCAGAACAAGGATAAAGGAATTTCTCATCGGCGTGCTTTTTCAGCACCTCGGCAAGGTCTGCCGCGGTCTGCTTGCCAAAAAAGATCTTACGCTTTCTATATTGAATATATTTTTGCAGGTATAGTGCGGTCGACTCGGATATACAGAAATATTTCAGATCGGCTGGAACATCGTATCTCATTTCTTCACATATCCTGAAAAAATGATCAACTGCATTTCTACTGGTAAATACTACTGCTGTAAAATCGCTTAAAGTAATTTTGTCTTTTCTAAAATCCCTGGCCGGAACGCCTTCAACATGAATGAATGATCTAAAATCAATTTTCAGGTTGTACTTCTTTGCCAAATCAAAATATGGAGACTTTTCTGTTTCTGGCTTTGGTAGGGTTACCAATATACTTTTAACTTTGCGTAACCTATCGTCTGTCATTTCTTGCATTTTACCTAATTACCGCTTTTATAATCCTATCGCCTTGATTAATATTAATATAGGGCAGATTTCGAGGGCACAAAAGTACAAAAATAAATATACTTTTGAAAACCGATAATGAGATAAAATATTTACCCCTGCCCTAATAAATTGAAAAACAAACACAATAATTAGCAGAATAAAGGAAATGGCAATATAATAAGGCCCATACTTTAAAGGAGATAGCGCAAAAGCGATGACCAGCGGAATAAACATCAGGGCAATGTTAAAATAACTTAAATATAATATGGAAACATATTCGTTTACAGCTTTCTGAACATTAAAAAGGTAACCCAGTAAACGCAGCAATACAATTTTCAACACATAAAGCACAACAATCAGCAGGGATATACTTACATAAAAGCGGAAACCTGTATCGGCAAACGACATATGATAATACTGCGTTACCAGGTAAAAGAACATCCCGATAGTGAAGCCAAACTGCACAAACAAAAGCAAAAATGGCCAGGAAGTAAATAAGTTATCTTCCTTATTCAGGTTGTTTAAAATCCTGTTGCTAAAAAAAGACTGCACAATGGTTTGCAACTGTTTGGAGAACGACACTTTTAAAGAAGCAAACAGCACCATCAATAAAGCAATAACGCCCAATACCCAAAGATTCCCTTTAAGCACGGGTGTTCCGGTCTGATAACGGCTTACTTTTTCGGAAGCTTTGAAATCCTTATACCGCGTATACAAACCAGAGCGCCCATAGGTATTGGCTTTTAAAATACTGTCAATAACGATATTTCTGTCAATCAGTGAATCCGGAAGCAGCCAGGTGTGTGATAAGATAGAATCTGTCACGAGCTTCTGTCTGGCATAAAAAGCAGAATCTCTTACTATTCTGGTATATTTTTTCTTTACTACAACGGTACTATCTGGCAGCGGCGCTGCAACCTGCGCATTTGCATTCCATGCAAGCAAGGCAAAAGATAAACCGACCAGAAAAATAACCCGCATAAAAACCATTGCTACAAACTTAGGAATAAAAAATAACCATTCTGCTCTGCGGCTGCATAATTGCGCTGAAGAAGCGCAAAGACGCTATGCCGCTTCGCAGAAGGTAATTTTTCTTTTAAAATCCCGGCAATAATTAATACTGCGGAGGTTTATCAATACTTCAATCCTAGTTTGATTTTTGCAATAAGTAAGTTTTAATAAACTTATCATTCGCATTATTATAAAACTTAGCTTTATGTGGCAGATAGTACCAGCCATGTGCTGCACCAGGGTAAAACATAACCTCAAACTGTTTATCAGCTTCTATCAGGGCATCTACCAGTTTCATGGTATTGCGCATGTGCACATTGTCATCAAGGGTACCCTGGGCAAGGCTCAAATGGCCTTTCAAACTTTTAACATAAGTAAATACGCTCGAACTTTTATACCCTTCCGGATTTTCTTTCGGACTATCCATATACCTCTCGGTATAAGCGCTGTCGTACAAATGCCAATCGGTAACGCTCCCTCCGGCCAAGCCTACTTTAAACAACTCTGGTGCCTTTACCAATGCAAGGGCAGAAATATAACCGCCATAGCTGAAGCCACTGACACCCACCCTTTCGGCATCGATGAAAGTATATTTTTTCGTTAGATATTTGATTACCGTACTGTAATCCTCAATTTCCCAGTGCCCTAGGTTTCTGTGCAGGTAGTTTTGTCCTGCTTTCCCAAAATGTCCTGAACCCCGATGGTCCATCTGCACCCCGATCAGCTCCCTCTCGTCCGCTTTCCCAGTATAGCTCGAGTAATAACCATCATTTACAAATACAGAATTTGGCCCTCCATAAATACTGGCCAGTACAGGATATTTTTTGGCTGGATTAAAGTTGGCAGGATAAGAAATGCGCACCGGCAGGTCAAAACCATCGGCTGTTCTTACACGGATGATTT from Pedobacter africanus includes:
- the porK gene encoding T9SS ring complex lipoprotein PorK/GldK, whose amino-acid sequence is MRNVYLVAFIAITALFSSCGKGGQGELVGVYNRKFKNNRIPLGMVYIPPGRTLIGMSDEDINNTQSSPTRMTSFSAFFMDQTEITNAEYRQFVNWVRDSVAITMLGPSGAPNFYKPAPTGPGGGAALGANRNIDWRKVGNGSALWSTKNNGLGNKLNDMYYSGADALPGRNEIDIRKLKYAYSYVSTDLAVEGRKDQSKKRQDFIITYTDNPDPGNPNHHPSVAVYPDTLVWKVDYSYSQNDPMVKTYFNHPSYDDYPVVGVTWEQASAFCVWRTRFYESVAVARKQPLNARPEYQLPSDAQFEYAARGGNVKTKYPWGGPYVRNTKGCMQANFKVGRGNYSDDGGLYTVNVRSYFPNDYGLYNMAGNVAEWTITAYNQSAAPMLLDFNPNFTYVAKTGDSKYMKRKVVRGGSWKDIGFFLQNAVGTYEYQDQARSYIGFRCVSAYPGTDITYRN
- a CDS encoding uroporphyrinogen-III synthase — encoded protein: MQEMTDDRLRKVKSILVTLPKPETEKSPYFDLAKKYNLKIDFRSFIHVEGVPARDFRKDKITLSDFTAVVFTSRNAVDHFFRICEEMRYDVPADLKYFCISESTALYLQKYIQYRKRKIFFGKQTAADLAEVLKKHADEKFLYPCSDVATEDTMNFLQKNGYDFTPAVLFRTVVSDLSDLAEVFYDIIAFFSPSSIQSLYTNFPDFKQNNTRIAAFGVNTQKTVTDAGLIVDIAAPSPEAPSMIMAIENYIKKSNK
- a CDS encoding DUF4271 domain-containing protein; amino-acid sequence: MRVIFLVGLSFALLAWNANAQVAAPLPDSTVVVKKKYTRIVRDSAFYARQKLVTDSILSHTWLLPDSLIDRNIVIDSILKANTYGRSGLYTRYKDFKASEKVSRYQTGTPVLKGNLWVLGVIALLMVLFASLKVSFSKQLQTIVQSFFSNRILNNLNKEDNLFTSWPFLLLFVQFGFTIGMFFYLVTQYYHMSFADTGFRFYVSISLLIVVLYVLKIVLLRLLGYLFNVQKAVNEYVSILYLSYFNIALMFIPLVIAFALSPLKYGPYYIAISFILLIIVFVFQFIRAGVNILSHYRFSKVYLFLYFCALEICPILILIKAIGL